The Saprospiraceae bacterium genome includes a window with the following:
- a CDS encoding FAD-binding protein — protein sequence MKITTSEILTDDLNLALYATDASMYQLKPIAIAIPSSESDLIKMVKLASTFCIPMLPRGSATSLAGQTTNAAFIIDFTKYFNKILEINPENRYAIVQPGVVRDQLNKEVLKYRLHFAPDPATTSRATIGGMIANNSSGTKSIKYGKTIDHVLELRMLLIDGNILTLRSLPIDEYELICQQGNTEGRIYRQFRELIFRHSGAIEKAFPNVMRRVSGYPLDSFIGNSNWNLASLICGSEGTLGFILDAKVNLEPIPEYKAAFTVHFTDRMQAIRSVKDMVTFSPAAVEMLDYNVFQLSKDSHLTRHLHERLIIGNPDATLSVEFFCLSQNELEEKINNFTHFLKTVEGVYAYPVLRTASELEDSWTLRKNGLGLIMGDPSGRKPMPFIEDMAIPLEYLAEYIESVLKICNAKGVETVLYAHASVGVLHVRPSLDMTNAGDIQIMKEITDEVLLLVKKYGGSWSGEHGDGRNRSPKLKEFFGEEVYECLRQVKKLFDPQLLLNPGIIVDAEPMDHHLRYGPSYKDKKQNFVYKYRKDHSFTTLVHNCSGVGACRNHSGGTMCPSFRATGEEGDSTRGRANALRMAISGQFGFDDITDKKVLEVMDLCLSCKACKSECPSNVDMAKLKSEVLQAKYDVGKITFREKAIQKNADIVPRLSGWIAPFINIIQNTIAFKWVAEKFLGIDRRRTLPYYVSVTLKNWYLKNYTKLSSIDKEVVLFADTYINYHEPHIGISAIQLLQSCGYDVILADVGCCQRPKISNGFLKDARENGKVLAEKLKPYINQGLKIVVCEPSCTTALCDDLPDLIEDENLADALQKSVMAIDHFLYSEVENGNINGRFISPFEDVLMHGHCHQKATFGTEGMKNIYKSISDLKFIEPDSGCCGMAGSFGYEKEHFEISQKISNLVLIPEINKANSQTAIVANGFSCRHQIKDFSGRKAIHWVESVQFVKN from the coding sequence ATGAAAATCACCACTTCTGAGATCTTAACAGACGATTTGAATTTGGCACTATACGCTACAGATGCATCCATGTATCAATTGAAGCCTATAGCAATAGCCATTCCTTCATCCGAATCAGACCTGATAAAGATGGTAAAACTTGCCAGCACATTTTGTATTCCAATGCTTCCCAGAGGTAGTGCTACAAGTCTAGCCGGTCAAACGACCAACGCTGCTTTTATTATCGATTTTACAAAATATTTTAATAAAATCCTTGAAATAAACCCTGAAAATAGATATGCAATTGTCCAGCCCGGCGTAGTAAGAGACCAGTTAAATAAAGAAGTTTTAAAATACAGACTACATTTTGCACCCGATCCTGCAACGACCAGCAGAGCGACCATAGGAGGTATGATTGCTAATAATTCCTCCGGGACAAAAAGTATCAAATACGGTAAGACCATTGATCATGTTCTGGAATTGAGAATGCTGTTGATCGACGGGAATATACTTACACTTCGTTCCTTGCCAATAGATGAATATGAACTGATTTGTCAACAGGGCAATACAGAAGGGAGAATCTACAGACAATTCAGGGAACTGATATTCCGACATTCTGGTGCAATAGAAAAAGCTTTCCCAAATGTCATGCGCAGGGTGTCAGGTTATCCGTTGGATTCCTTCATTGGAAATAGTAACTGGAATCTGGCATCATTAATTTGTGGATCAGAAGGAACACTTGGATTTATACTGGATGCCAAAGTAAATCTGGAACCTATACCCGAATATAAAGCAGCATTTACAGTTCATTTTACAGATAGGATGCAGGCTATCAGATCTGTCAAAGATATGGTAACGTTTAGTCCGGCGGCTGTAGAAATGCTCGATTACAATGTATTTCAATTATCAAAGGACAGTCACCTGACCCGACATCTTCATGAAAGATTGATAATTGGAAATCCGGATGCAACTTTAAGTGTGGAGTTTTTCTGTCTTTCGCAAAATGAACTTGAAGAGAAAATTAATAATTTTACCCATTTTCTAAAAACTGTAGAAGGTGTTTATGCTTATCCTGTACTGCGTACTGCATCAGAACTCGAAGATTCATGGACATTGCGAAAAAACGGTTTAGGTCTCATTATGGGTGACCCATCCGGACGGAAACCTATGCCTTTTATTGAAGATATGGCTATCCCTCTGGAATATCTGGCGGAGTATATTGAATCTGTTCTTAAAATTTGTAACGCAAAAGGAGTTGAGACAGTACTTTATGCACATGCCAGTGTGGGGGTTCTTCATGTCAGGCCTTCTTTGGACATGACAAATGCAGGAGATATTCAGATAATGAAAGAGATCACGGATGAAGTGCTTTTATTGGTTAAAAAATATGGAGGATCCTGGAGTGGAGAACATGGAGATGGAAGAAACCGAAGCCCAAAATTAAAGGAATTTTTTGGGGAAGAAGTTTATGAATGCCTTCGTCAGGTAAAAAAATTATTTGATCCGCAACTTTTATTAAATCCGGGTATTATCGTTGATGCCGAACCAATGGATCATCATCTGAGATATGGACCTTCTTACAAGGACAAGAAACAGAATTTTGTTTATAAATACAGAAAAGATCACTCTTTCACTACATTGGTTCATAATTGCTCGGGTGTGGGAGCATGCAGAAATCATTCCGGCGGTACGATGTGTCCCAGTTTTAGAGCTACGGGAGAAGAAGGAGACAGTACCAGAGGCCGGGCAAATGCTTTGAGAATGGCTATTTCCGGTCAGTTTGGATTTGATGATATTACAGACAAAAAAGTATTGGAGGTGATGGATCTTTGTCTGTCCTGCAAAGCCTGCAAGTCTGAGTGTCCTTCCAATGTAGATATGGCTAAACTGAAAAGTGAAGTATTACAAGCTAAGTATGACGTCGGCAAAATTACTTTCAGAGAAAAAGCCATTCAAAAAAATGCAGACATTGTGCCTCGTCTGTCAGGTTGGATAGCTCCTTTTATTAATATAATTCAGAACACCATCGCTTTCAAATGGGTGGCTGAAAAATTTTTAGGCATTGACCGGCGGCGGACTTTGCCCTATTATGTGTCAGTGACGCTTAAGAATTGGTACTTAAAAAATTATACTAAGTTGTCATCGATAGATAAAGAAGTAGTGCTGTTTGCAGATACTTACATAAATTATCATGAACCACATATCGGAATTTCGGCGATACAGTTGCTTCAATCTTGCGGATATGACGTAATACTTGCAGATGTCGGATGTTGTCAGAGACCTAAAATATCAAATGGATTTTTAAAAGATGCCCGTGAAAATGGTAAGGTACTTGCGGAAAAACTGAAACCTTATATTAATCAGGGTCTTAAAATAGTTGTTTGTGAACCAAGTTGTACAACGGCACTTTGTGACGATTTACCGGATTTGATAGAAGATGAAAATCTGGCAGATGCTCTTCAGAAATCTGTTATGGCTATTGATCATTTTCTATATTCAGAAGTTGAAAATGGCAATATAAATGGTCGGTTTATCAGTCCGTTTGAGGACGTATTAATGCATGGTCATTGTCATCAAAAAGCAACTTTTGGAACGGAAGGCATGAAAAATATTTATAAATCAATTAGTGATTTAAAATTTATTGAACCTGATAGTGGTTGTTGTGGTATGGCGGGTTCTTTCGGATATGAAAAAGAACATTTTGAAATTTCCCAAAAAATCAGTAATCTGGTACTGATTCCTGAAATTAATAAAGCAAATTCACAGACAGCGATTGTAGCAAACGGATTTAGTTGCCGTCATCAGATAAAAGATTTTTCAGGGAGAAAAGCTATTCACTGGGTAGAGTCAGTTCAATTTGTTAAAAATTGA
- a CDS encoding GSCFA domain-containing protein, with product MIFRTELNIKPSEFKILHQDQILLIGSCFSENIGSRLQKYKINSSVNPFGTIYDPISLSRILSTIISGQISNDNPPFEHNGIWYHPNYHSSISATSEILLENQIRDITTTSSKYLKSCQFLFLTLGTAIGFRLVETNNIVANCHKMPASLFSRSEISVKEGFTALEKMIGSLIGFNKNLKIILTISPVRHTKSGIVENSRSKARLTQMVHYLQESYPEVSYFPSFEWMMDDLRDYRYYEKDLVHPNEFAIDYIWEKFSEHYFDEETNNLCSTIHGINTSFQHRPFHPESPSFKEFCVKQTEIILQILKQYPHINFGEELSHFQKYI from the coding sequence ATGATTTTTCGAACAGAATTAAATATAAAACCCTCTGAATTTAAAATTCTGCATCAGGATCAGATCTTACTCATCGGCTCATGCTTTTCTGAAAATATTGGCTCAAGATTGCAAAAATATAAAATAAATTCTTCTGTCAATCCTTTTGGAACAATATACGATCCGATATCCTTATCCAGAATCCTGTCAACTATAATCTCAGGTCAGATTTCAAATGATAATCCGCCATTTGAACACAATGGTATTTGGTACCATCCGAACTATCATAGTTCCATTTCAGCGACATCAGAAATTTTATTGGAAAATCAAATCAGAGACATCACTACTACTTCATCAAAATATTTGAAATCCTGCCAATTTTTATTCTTAACTTTGGGGACAGCTATTGGCTTCAGATTAGTGGAAACAAACAACATAGTGGCAAATTGTCACAAAATGCCTGCATCGCTCTTCAGTCGATCAGAAATATCTGTCAAAGAAGGCTTTACAGCATTGGAAAAAATGATCGGAAGTCTGATTGGTTTTAATAAAAATCTTAAAATCATTCTGACCATCAGCCCGGTAAGACACACTAAAAGTGGCATCGTTGAGAATTCAAGAAGCAAAGCAAGACTAACTCAAATGGTCCATTATCTCCAGGAAAGCTATCCGGAAGTATCATATTTTCCCTCCTTTGAATGGATGATGGATGATTTGAGAGATTATCGATATTATGAAAAAGATTTGGTCCATCCCAATGAATTCGCAATAGATTATATTTGGGAGAAGTTTTCGGAACATTATTTTGACGAAGAAACCAATAATCTATGTTCGACGATTCATGGTATTAATACTTCATTTCAACACAGACCATTTCATCCTGAAAGTCCATCCTTTAAAGAATTTTGTGTCAAACAAACAGAGATTATCCTTCAAATTCTTAAACAATATCCGCACATAAACTTTGGCGAAGAATTATCGCATTTTCAAAAATATATCTGA
- a CDS encoding trypsin-like peptidase domain-containing protein, producing MESRDIIKKYEELIVQIATPYSTGTGFILPEYNLIVTNEHVVRENAQVVVAGKGFEKQLVSVLYLDVIYDLAFLKIPVGFVGSGDLLASTEEIHQGDGIIAVGHPFGLKYSATQGMISGLSYKEGDIEYIQHDAALNPGNSGGPLIDTNGHIIGVNTFIIQNGNNIGFSLPAKYIKSCFDDYRKGEGVIGVKCVSCQKIIFENTQTVYKYCPICGTKIKMISDIQPYEPYGVSKTIEEILSDCSFDVSLARIGSNNWMICHGSVQINISYHEKSGLLTGDVYLCTIPAGNAEDVYKYLLRQNYILAGLSFSIREQDIILSLLIYDQYLHKETMKKLFLHLMDNADKYDDILISEFQAGYKENGFN from the coding sequence ATGGAATCAAGAGATATTATAAAAAAATATGAGGAATTAATTGTGCAGATAGCTACCCCCTACAGTACCGGGACAGGCTTTATATTACCGGAATATAATCTGATTGTCACAAATGAACATGTTGTTCGGGAAAATGCGCAGGTGGTAGTGGCTGGTAAAGGATTTGAAAAACAGTTGGTATCTGTATTATATCTGGATGTAATTTATGATTTAGCTTTTTTGAAAATACCGGTTGGCTTTGTCGGTAGCGGGGATTTATTGGCTTCAACAGAAGAAATACATCAGGGCGACGGTATAATTGCAGTCGGTCATCCTTTTGGACTTAAATATTCAGCTACACAAGGTATGATTTCAGGTTTATCTTATAAAGAAGGAGATATTGAATACATACAGCATGATGCAGCATTAAATCCGGGTAACAGTGGCGGACCTCTTATTGATACAAATGGTCATATAATAGGTGTGAATACATTTATCATTCAAAACGGAAATAATATAGGTTTTTCTCTTCCTGCCAAGTATATTAAAAGCTGCTTTGACGATTACAGGAAGGGGGAGGGAGTCATAGGTGTAAAATGTGTGTCTTGTCAGAAAATAATATTTGAAAATACTCAGACCGTCTATAAATATTGTCCTATATGCGGAACCAAAATAAAAATGATTTCTGATATTCAGCCATATGAACCGTATGGTGTTAGCAAAACTATAGAAGAAATCTTATCAGATTGCTCTTTTGATGTGTCATTAGCCCGTATTGGATCTAATAATTGGATGATTTGTCATGGAAGTGTGCAGATAAATATATCATATCACGAAAAGTCAGGTCTCTTGACCGGTGATGTTTATTTATGTACTATTCCTGCTGGTAATGCAGAAGATGTATATAAGTATCTCTTGAGGCAAAACTACATACTGGCAGGATTGTCTTTTTCGATAAGAGAACAGGACATCATTTTATCGCTTTTGATTTATGATCAATATTTACATAAAGAAACCATGAAAAAATTGTTTTTGCATCTGATGGACAATGCAGATAAGTATGATGATATTTTAATAAGTGAGTTTCAGGCGGGCTATAAGGAAAACGGCTTTAATTAA
- a CDS encoding PorP/SprF family type IX secretion system membrane protein: MRRILKTFIFSVSMLAGLSIFGQDIHFTQFYMSPLNLNPALTGVMNCKTRMIANYRNQWAAVLAANAYNTYAVSYDQRIPVGREDYFGIGGSLWGDVAGESRFGTTQGKISLSYSKKMAGYRKKASYLVIGADAALTNRSISQGDLRWPSQISSTGWDPTAPGGVDELNGIDKDFLYPDLSLGLLWFSVIDNNTNWYLGAAIHHLNSPNVSFLGSKVNLYSRYTVHAGLQFEVARKISLLPFAVFMAQGPHRTFNGGANFRFAMGPSRTSNQSWEIGSWYRLGQRTSPSADNENAVSLHSDAIILSTRFNYENFGIGFSYDINVSGLRAASAANGAFEFSLIYNICGPESRGVYCPRF; the protein is encoded by the coding sequence ATGAGACGTATTCTCAAAACCTTTATTTTTTCTGTTTCTATGCTTGCGGGGCTGAGTATTTTCGGACAGGATATACACTTTACACAGTTTTACATGTCACCGCTAAATCTTAATCCTGCGTTGACTGGTGTAATGAATTGTAAAACAAGAATGATTGCCAATTACAGAAATCAATGGGCCGCCGTCCTGGCCGCTAATGCTTATAATACCTATGCAGTGTCTTATGACCAAAGAATTCCTGTTGGAAGGGAAGATTATTTTGGTATCGGTGGATCGCTTTGGGGTGATGTAGCCGGTGAATCCAGATTTGGAACCACTCAGGGTAAAATTTCTTTGTCATATAGCAAAAAAATGGCGGGTTACAGAAAAAAAGCGAGCTACCTTGTTATAGGAGCAGATGCTGCTTTAACCAACAGAAGTATCAGTCAAGGAGACCTCAGATGGCCGAGCCAAATTTCTTCAACCGGATGGGACCCAACAGCACCTGGAGGAGTTGACGAATTGAATGGGATCGACAAAGATTTTTTGTACCCTGATTTATCACTAGGTTTACTATGGTTCAGCGTAATTGATAACAATACAAACTGGTACCTTGGAGCGGCTATTCACCATTTAAATTCTCCCAATGTTTCTTTCCTGGGTAGTAAAGTTAATCTTTACAGCAGATATACTGTTCATGCCGGATTACAATTTGAAGTAGCAAGAAAGATATCTTTATTGCCATTTGCAGTATTTATGGCACAAGGTCCCCACAGGACGTTTAATGGCGGAGCAAATTTCCGTTTTGCAATGGGTCCTTCCAGAACATCCAATCAATCATGGGAAATTGGCTCATGGTACAGACTTGGTCAAAGAACAAGCCCTTCAGCTGACAACGAAAATGCAGTTTCGCTTCATTCAGATGCAATCATATTGTCCACCAGATTTAATTATGAAAATTTTGGTATAGGATTTAGTTATGATATCAACGTTTCAGGATTGAGAGCAGCATCAGCAGCAAACGGAGCTTTTGAGTTTTCATTAATTTATAACATCTGTGGCCCTGAAAGCAGAGGTGTTTATTGTCCGAGATTCTGA
- a CDS encoding polymer-forming cytoskeletal protein yields the protein MFGNKSDKSSATNGTAPSTNVSNSIVEGTKIEGTIQAANDIRIDGELSGKLDCKGRVIIGPQGKVDGEIVCMNAIIEGSFTGNITVRELLSVKETAVINGDISTDKLMVQTGAVFNVNCSMGGQKLKSLSNKDHGGKAMNQ from the coding sequence ATGTTTGGTAATAAAAGTGATAAATCATCGGCAACAAATGGAACTGCACCCTCTACGAATGTCAGTAATAGTATTGTTGAAGGCACAAAGATTGAAGGAACTATTCAAGCTGCAAATGATATACGGATTGACGGAGAACTTTCGGGCAAGCTGGATTGTAAGGGAAGAGTTATTATTGGGCCACAGGGTAAAGTTGATGGAGAAATTGTATGCATGAATGCCATCATTGAAGGTTCCTTCACAGGTAACATTACTGTCAGAGAATTGCTGAGTGTTAAAGAAACTGCCGTGATCAATGGTGACATTTCTACGGACAAGCTTATGGTTCAGACGGGAGCAGTTTTTAATGTGAATTGTAGTATGGGAGGCCAAAAGTTAAAGTCGCTATCCAATAAAGATCATGGAGGGAAAGCTATGAATCAATAA
- a CDS encoding AtpZ/AtpI family protein has protein sequence MGIGEKPKIKESKSYAYLRYSGLAFQMAAVVFFAIWAGKKLDLYLETEKPYFTILLVLVFFSAFLYKLYLDLVKTKK, from the coding sequence ATGGGCATAGGAGAGAAGCCAAAAATTAAAGAAAGCAAATCATATGCCTATCTCAGGTATTCTGGTCTGGCATTTCAAATGGCTGCGGTCGTATTTTTCGCTATTTGGGCGGGTAAAAAACTCGATCTATACCTTGAAACTGAAAAACCTTATTTCACCATCTTGCTTGTGCTGGTCTTTTTTTCTGCATTTTTGTACAAATTATATCTGGATCTGGTGAAAACTAAAAAATGA
- a CDS encoding biotin/lipoyl-binding protein, giving the protein MSGISTNEIKVKGFADMKGLNDSDSFSVLVQNGNKIKVRFKDKIYNAIIRKSDIDRKEFNIIIDGFTFVVKIEEPLDQLISQLGFRELKVGSVKEIKSPMPGLVADVVVKPGDIVEAGEKLLSLEAMKMENIIKSISAGTVKNVFVEKGNSIEKNQILIEFE; this is encoded by the coding sequence ATGAGCGGAATATCAACCAATGAAATAAAAGTAAAGGGTTTTGCGGATATGAAAGGTCTAAATGATTCAGATAGTTTTTCTGTATTAGTGCAAAACGGAAACAAAATTAAAGTTAGATTCAAAGACAAAATCTACAATGCAATCATCAGAAAATCTGATATTGATAGAAAGGAATTCAACATTATCATTGATGGTTTTACATTTGTAGTGAAAATTGAGGAGCCATTGGATCAGTTGATCAGCCAATTGGGATTCAGGGAACTAAAGGTCGGCTCCGTCAAAGAAATAAAATCTCCAATGCCCGGATTGGTTGCGGATGTTGTAGTAAAACCCGGAGACATTGTTGAAGCCGGTGAAAAACTATTGAGTCTGGAAGCAATGAAGATGGAAAATATCATTAAATCAATATCAGCAGGTACAGTTAAGAATGTCTTCGTCGAGAAAGGGAATTCTATCGAAAAGAATCAGATTTTAATTGAATTTGAATAG
- a CDS encoding CAP domain-containing protein has translation MKIYILIFTIWNAFIPTSTIIPDEQIRSYMLEKVNAIRSTGCKCGRKYMPPAGAVKWNDKLFISAENHAKEMAQFRFFAHFSKDGLDIGDRLEKFGYNWQVAGENLGEGQKNFDEVLKDWVASYSHCQMLMNPKVTEMAVAKVDKYWVQHFGKQMGE, from the coding sequence ATGAAAATTTATATTTTGATTTTTACGATTTGGAATGCCTTTATTCCAACATCAACCATCATTCCTGATGAACAAATCCGTTCATACATGCTTGAAAAAGTGAATGCTATCAGATCTACCGGTTGTAAGTGTGGACGTAAATATATGCCCCCTGCCGGTGCAGTGAAGTGGAACGATAAATTATTCATCAGTGCTGAAAATCACGCAAAAGAAATGGCTCAATTCAGATTTTTTGCCCATTTTTCAAAAGATGGTCTTGACATAGGAGACAGGTTGGAAAAGTTCGGTTACAATTGGCAGGTAGCCGGAGAAAATCTGGGTGAAGGTCAGAAAAACTTCGATGAAGTATTGAAAGACTGGGTTGCCAGTTACTCACATTGCCAAATGCTTATGAACCCCAAAGTAACTGAAATGGCCGTAGCTAAAGTTGATAAATACTGGGTTCAACATTTCGGAAAACAAATGGGTGAATAA